The genomic interval TCCACCATTCTCTCCCAAGCTTCAGTCTCCTGCTTCACCTGTCTCCTCCTTAACAAATTAAACTtccttttcttcatttctctaTACTCTTGTAGCTTGATTCTCTTGTAAAGACCCttcaaaaaaatagaagaaaaccAAGGTGGGTCCTGCACAAAAATTCTCCTTCGCGGTTCCAAGCACATAAGCTGATGATTGGTTGAATTTTCACTTCTGGGTATCACTGGATCAGCACAAGTTTCAATGTTTTCAACTCTTTGATGGAAATTTTGCTCCTGTTCGCAAGTGGGTATGTGAAAATCTACtgaattttcaatattttccaTGAAATTACTTTGAATAGAGTCTTGTAAAGGGCGAGGGCGAAGTCGAGTTGGTTTAGAAGAGGAACTTTTCAAATTGACAGGAAAagaagaggaggaggaggaggaggagctGCAAGAGTGCAAAAAGTGAAGAATTTTGGACGACCCGTCGTCTCTTTTGGTATTGAAGATATTAAGGGCTTTTCGGGTAGCTGTTGTTGTGCTTGTAGAACACGTTGGAGGGTATTgaatttgagaaattgaagCAGCGGAAGCCATTTTTGAGATTGGTTGGTGAAGATAAGGCTCGGTGTCAGCGGAGAGTGAAgaacatgaaaaagaaaaaaaaataaaaaaagagtatcTCAAGAACCTCCCTTAAACCTCACTGTGTGGACTGTTTTTCGAAGATATTTTTGGTACATTTTCagtctctgtctctctctcttttttattttttattttttattttttatttttttcctacaaatacattttagtttttattattcttaaacTCTTGATTTTTCTGGGGCACTAGTTACTGGAACCCTCATTTTCTACTGTCCTTTTCGAAATTTTGTAGCAAGCTGGGccaaataacaacaaaaataatgaacATTTTCATCAGACCCGCCTAATCAAAATATCCGAAAACAGTTATCCTCTatggtaattatttttttaaataaaaatcagatCAATTACTCTTGgacaatttatatatatatatatatttataaacaaacaTTAGTTATGTTTGACtattaatacaaaaaattatcaaccGGTTAAAAATTAACTGCGTAAGCTATTTATTAGAGCTAAAACACTTACTTCAAATTGGAGATTATGAGCTCAAACCTTGCAGGGCTGGGAGCTATTATTAGAGATGAGAGCGGGAAGGTGATAGCAGCTGCAATTAAGGTCTCAAAATTCTTTGGAGATGTTTCTTTTGCTGAGGCAGAAGTCATGGAATGGGGCATGCAGATTGCTAGAGATGCACATGTACGAGCTTTGATTGTGGAATCAGATGCACAAGGACTGGTTAACTTAGTAAACAACAAGTAGAGCAGTAGAACCGAGATTTATTGGGTACTTCCAGAAATTCAAAGTTTAATGAAACAATTTGAGCAAGTTAGTATCAAGTATGCACATAGATCTTGTAATGCCATTACCCATTCTCTAGCTAAACTAGCTTTAGAAAAATACGAAATTATTGTATGGATGGGTTCATACCCTTCACATTTGATATACCTACTTTCTTCCTTAAATGAATAGAATcttcctttttcaaaaaaaaaaaaaaaaaaaactttcatTTATGACTAAACATGAATAGCGATCTAACTTAAAATACCTGATTAtggcaataaaaaaaaatacttagtTATATAAACCTTTCATTTATATAACCTCTGTCAAAACCTTTCATTTAGGAGTGAAACTTTCTACATCTGTACAAGATCCTTATAACCCTTCCTTTCAATTAGATATTTAAAATACctcaatttaaattataaaatataaattcttataaaaaaaattaatcatctttCCATAAAATTTTACCCTAAAAGAAGCAtcttttttaagtatttattataaaatacataaaaatcataaaaatctttaattattttctttttattatattatttatatctcCATAGCTCAaaactcttataattttttttaaaaatattttttaattaaaatttaaaatataaataaaaatcacaaaatgaGATGGGTGTAAAATAATGGTTTATTTAAGcgtttgatgaaatttttattgaaaacaaaaaacgaATTAATTTGTCCTCGGCTATTTAGGTAATTTCAATAAGAAAGTGGCTTTATGAGGAATTTTAGGGAGCGTCGAAAGACCTACTAGTCATTTAGGCCTTTCAGGCTTTTAATTGTGTGCCTGATCCACGCTCGATGGGCTGCATTTTTTGTGACGTTAATGGGCGAGCGAGTTGAGCTTCCAGAGCCCCTTTAAAATTCTATTGAAGCCCCACTATTTATATCTACAACTCTTTCTtcgataaaaataataaaaagaaaaggacaaAAAATTACACgagttttaattaaattttactatcatctagaataaattaactatattataaacatttttttcgtaaaaaaatctcattttataaataatttagttttccactgattcaaaattattttaattcatcaaaaaataaattatattgtgtattaaatataaagggaaaatttacaaaaataaccataaaattttattattttcactattaaccctctcaacttttttctatcaacattagccaaacacacgCTTTTCTcccaaaattacccttctttacaaACCAAAAGCAACTTTCTTTCTCCCCTTTCGTCAAACCAAAGGCAGCTTCCCACTTTTGAATCATCAACCAACGGCAACGGCAAAAGGCAacgataaaaaataaaatccgaTCATAATTTATCCGGATCCAACACTAATCGGCATCACATAGTGGTATGAGTTGTTTTCTTAACTTGCTTGAGAGTTTGACTGAACAACGAATGGTTTCGTGGGTGAATCAggtttggtgcgacaggcacttGTCGCACCAAGCCTTAGTGCGACAGGTTCCCAGAGTTTGCCAGTAGATTTTGGGGTTGTTTCTTCTGGAGTTGTTTGCAATGGGATATTTTATGTCTATTCTGAGACTGACAAACTGGCAAGATATGACATAGAAAGAGGCTTCTGGATTGGAATCCAAACCTCTCCATTTCCTCCCCGTGTTATTGAGTACTACCCAAAACTTGTATCCTGTAGTGGTCGTCTATTCATGCTTTCTGTCTCCTGGTGTGAAGGGGATGGTCAAATAGGCTGTAGAAACAAGGCAGTGAGAAAATTATGGGAGCTAGATCTCATGTACCTCGCCTGGACTGAGGTCTCTGTACATCCTGATTCTCCAATGGACTGGAATGTTGCATTTGTTGCAGACATAAACCATATATTTGGTGTCGAAATGTTTAAGATATTTGGTCAGGTGCTGGACTTCTTGACTGTATGTGACGTGTCAGAAAAGAGGATGAACTGGAGCCATATCTCAAGGAATCACATGGCTCATGAACTGGATGCTACTTCATGCATGACTAAATCATTGGCTATTTTACATCTGTAATCTTGTTGGCGTGTGTGCTGATTCATGTTGGAAATTTTAGGCTTGAACCTGcaaatttcatttcaaattctttggGTACAGTTGATTTGCACCTTTGCGCCTGCCTCTAGTTTCTGTATCTTATCCTGGCTCATTTAAGAGGCATGTTTCACATGTAGCCATTTATGTACTCTCTTTGCCACTgtttataaattattcatgTTTTTCAATCTTGTTTGTGTTGTCTTGACAAGGTGGAAAAGAGCTTATTGTTTAtgttaaattgataatgtgATATCTGTTCTTCTCGTTGAACTTCCTGACTCTTGTTTCTTTTGATTGGAAGACATataaagaagttttaaaactTCGAAGTCACACTTTAATGCTTTTGGCTATTTTAAAAGTTGCCTTGCTGACCTAGATTAAGCAATACATTCGAACTGGTGATAACCGTgcaatactcataattaagATTTAGAATCACGTACTATGAACATTTAAGCTAATGAAATGAGAGTGAAGAGAGATCTCTTAAAAAGTCATGAAGATTTAAGGAAAATCAAATAGGTACGAGGCCCCCACAATTGTAGCAAggtaaaaatgtaaaaagcAGCAACCATATTAGCACAGAAGAGGGAGtgttgggggagagatgagggagaggggtattttggtctcaaaggttgttttatggctaatgttgatagaaatttgtTTGGGGGGTTAAGATGGAAAAAACCAAAACTTTAATGGTTATTAGTGTAAATTTCCCATAAAGATGGTTGGGATTCATGATTTATAAagacattttcatttaattaaatccaTAATAATCTTAATTTCCTCTAACAATAGAACTACAGTtaaaaaggggggggggggggggttatATGTTGGAATGTACATTCCATGAGGTGGCTCGCTTGCATGCATAcatgtttcaagttttaattaattaaagatcaAATACATGTATCCAATTTTGAGTGGAGATAAACTAATTGTAAATACTCACATATTTCTAAGATAATGTTCTAATTAATATTCACATATTCCAAAAGGattaaaataaggataatgtactaaaatttttcatggaGGGAAGTGAATAATATCCATTATATAATAAGGTAACCTAGCTAGCCTAGCCTTAAGAACTCATGcttgttttttttatcaacaaaTAACGCTATATATCAAAAGAGAATATGCTAGAAGATCTCTAGTATGTCTGTGTGTTTTCTATATTTGCATAACAACTAATTATGAAGGTATGATAAATTTACTTAATGATGGAATACCCGACATTTTCAAGAACAAGGATTGGAAGCTAATCATATCTAACCATGCACGTATGTATAATGCGTTTATATTAAAACTTGACTGGTTTTAACTTTTAACAAGCAGCACGACACATTGTGTTACAAAAAAAAGATCTTGCAATGAGTGACCATCAAAATCTCATCTTTTTGAGTCTGGCTTGAAAGATAATGCTGAATGCACGCACCATATCATCTTTTTTTGCCACCTTTCAACCGtccaatatattttattagtagaTTCATTTATCATCATGCACTTAGCTTGTACGAGATCCCGGATCcagttaataaatattttaggcTTGCAAGCATATTATACACATTAGAATAGTCATCAATTATGTAATCATGGATTAGCAGGCAAACGTTCCTAATTCCTATTGTACATGCACTTTCCCATTTTATCAATAAGGTCTATTTCGATAGCTGCATGGGCGGGTCAagtatattttaatcatatgttacatcaaaacaaaattaattaaatttgaaaaaaaaatatgaacgataccattaaaaaacaaattatttaaatgatgGCACGATGATgtctaattattatattatattatttaagtaaaatatttataatcctaatgaaaatttttatgattctaacttaaatattttatttaatatatgtgtTAGTATTCGTTGAGCttacatattattattcacTTTTAGCATATgtataagttttaattataagaatttatGGAGCGTtcagtaataaaatctttaaaatttcatactATTTATTTGGGTAGttagttttttaataaattaaaagttttttttaataaatttaagatcttcttaaaaaatagagttttAAGTAATTGCCTAATTTGTCGGCTCTGGAGAGCTGCATGcgcatttttttaatttaatataaaaaattctgCATATTTATCAAGCCTGTCGAACATTTATCGCTTGGTCCGGCCAAGAAATCATCACCAAGGCATGCTTTCTAGATAGTCCCAGGGTCTTACACTTTAACCTTAACTAATGGTACGAaaactattttataaataaaagacagTAGAGCTCAATCAGAAAGTACTAGAGGGCATAAGGAGCCCTGGCTTTCAAAATAGgcttaattaatataaaagtaagaTAACGaatcaaaatacataatagTATTTTACGAAGAATAGATTATGATCCCTTACTCATGTGAAATTAGTATTGTTGGGAGTACATGAAAAGTGATTTAGTTTTTAACATATCTTTATTCCTCTTGTTGATTTGCACTATTTATGAGATATTTCTTGTCATGATATTGACCAAAGGAAGGATTTATGTCAAACCATATAAATGATTAAGTTTGTAAGGCTAAGCTTAtctttggggaaaaaaaaaaagtaacaaatTAGAAGTAAAAAAGATCTCACCTTCCTAAGCCTAATTCCCctattgaagaattttttataatttcttaagGCTGATCAAGATTTTAATGCCATTCATCAGAAATGATATATAGTTGTATGGTTTTTGCCTTTTAATGTTTGGGTTTCTACCATAAATTTAGCAAACTGAAGTGAAAAATAATGAGTTGAAGTACTATtagtagaaaaataattcacCTACGTTAAGCTATCAAACTCTAGTTAATTACTGGCAAAGCTGCTACAATACCCAATGAAGTTAAGTTCATACCGCTCTCTTTACCAAGaaaatgacataattttagtttgtgCTCAAAAACGCATAACTGTAGCCGACAAGTGTACCAAAATCCAAGCACCCAGTTGCCAAATCATCTGCCTAAGCATGCCTATTAACCTAGATTATCCTTAACAAGGCAGCATCCACTAATTCATCACCTCAAATTCACAAGCAATCACACATCAAAACAACAACCACCAAAAAGTAAGTGTTAGGCCTTGAGTTTTGGCTGACATGTACGCCACTAATACTATGGAACTTGCTGGCTTCACCGGCTTCTAACGTTTTTGGTTACTCGTCATGCCACTCTATCACACTTGTTCAACTCCCATTGGTTAGATTCTTAGTCAAATATCACAAGCAAACGGCAGTTAGGCACAGCCATGACACGAGCAATTTGCTGATTAGATTTAGATATATTAATCCCAACATCATGTTATAATCTTCTTAAGAAACAAATGACTCGCACTTAGTGCTTGCAACTGTtggtaaaaaatttacaaatggggtcttgtaaattttccttGTTTTGCTTCCTTTGCTCGGTCATCATCTTCTTTGTTGTTTCTGGAGAAGACAATGCTGATGATGATCAAATCATTAGAGACAGAGCTTCATTGGTTACATTCATGTCGAGTATCATTTCGGCCCCGGAACATGCTCTTGAGAGCTGGAATTCAACAGATGTTCATGTGTGCAACTGGTCCGGGGTGAAGTGCAATAATTCTAGAAACAAAGTAGTGGAGTTAGACCTCAGTGCAAGGTCTATCTATGGCACTATTTCCCCTGCTCTTGCAAATCTTTCCTCTTTAATAGTTCTTGATTTGTCAAAAAACTTCTTCCAAGGCCACATCCCGGCTGAGCTTGGCAGCCTCATTCGTCTTAAGCAACTTAGCCTATCCTGGAACTCTCTCCAAGGGAAAATTCCATCCCAATTGGGGTCACTTCATCAACTAGAGTATCTTGATTTGGGAAACAACAAGCTTGTTGGAGAAATCCCTATACCAATTTTTTGCAGCAACTCTTCTACTTCCTTGCAATACATAGACCTCTCAAACAACTCTCTAACTGGCGAAATTCCTCTGAAGAATGAATGCGAGCTGAGAAACTTGaggtttcttcttctttggtCTAATAGATTAGTAGGCCAAGTTCCTCAAGCCCTTGCAAACTCTTCGAAACTCGAATGGCTTGATTTGGAGTCCAACATGTTTAGTGGGGAGCCGCCTTCAGAGATTATAAGCAAAATGCCTCAGTTGCAATTCCTCTATTTGTCCTACAATGATTTTGTCAGCCACGATGGTAACACTAACCTTGAACCTTTTTTTGCTTCTTTAGCTAATTCCTCTAATTTTCAAGAATTAGAATTAGCAGGTAACAATCTTGGTGGAATGATACCTTCTATTATTGGTGATCTTTCTGCCAATCTTGTACAGATTCATCTCGATTGCAATCTTATCTATGGCAAAATCCCTCCTCACATTTCTAATCTTGTCAATCTCACCCTTTTGAATTTGTCTAGTAACCTCTTGAATGGAACAATCCCACATGAGTTGTGTCTAATGAGCAAGCTGGAGAGGGTTTACTTGTCAAATAATTCACTCTCTGGTGAAATTCCTTCAGCTTTTGGTGACATTCCTCATCTTGGTCTTTTGGATTTGTCCAAAAACAAGCTTTCAGGTTCCATACCGGATAGTTTTGCTAACCTTTCCCAGCTTAGAAGACTTTTGCTTTATGGAAACCACCTTTCGGGAACAATACCATCAAGTTTAGGAAAATGTGTCAATTTGGAAATCCTAGACCTCTCTCACAACAAAATTTCAGGGATCATTCCTAGTGACGTTGCAGGACTGAGAAGCCTGAAATTGTACTTGAACTTGTCTAGCAATCATTTGGATGGTCCTTTGCCATTGGAGCTGAGCAAAATGGACATGGTGCTAGCAATTGATCTGTCTTTCAACAATCTTTCAGGCTCAATTCCTCCGCAGCTTGGAAGCTGCATTGCCCTGGAATCTCTCAATCTTTCTGGAAATTCATTAGAAGGCCTTCTGCCGGTTTCTATAGGACAGTTGCCTTACCTCAAACAGTTTGATGTTTCATCAAACAGATTGTTTGGAGTAATCCCACCATCTTTTCAAGCATCACCGACTCTCAAGCAACTCAACTTCTCTTTCAACAAGTTCTCAGGGAACATATCAAAAAAGGGGGCCTTCTCATCGTTGACCATAGCCTCTTTCCAGGGGAATGATGGACTCTGTGGGGCAATAAAAGGCTTGCAAACATGCAAGAAGGAGCATACTCATCATCTGGTTATCTTATCAATCCTTCTCTCACTGTTTGCGATGTCGTTGCTGTTCATATTCGGAAACTTTTTAGTACTCAGATCAAAATTCGGGAAGGATTTGTCAGTATTGAATGGAGCTGATTtggaagatgaagaaaaagaaaaagaagaggcCAAGAACCCCAGAGTTTCATACAAACAACTCATTGAAGCTACAGGAGGGTTCTGCCCTTCAAGCTTAATTGGTTCGGGAAGATTTGGCCATGTGTACAAGGGAGTCCTTCAAGACAACACAAGAATTGCCGTTAAAGTTTTGGACTTAACGACAACTGGAGAAATTACAGGAAGTTTCAAGAGAGAATGCCAAATTCTGAAAAGAATCAGGCACAGGAATTTGATCAGAATCATCACAATTTGCAGCAAGCCAGATTTTAAGGCTCTGGTTCTTCCACTCATGTCAAATGGAAGCTTAGAGAATCATTTGTACCCAAGCCATGGGCTGAGTCATGGGTTGGATTTGATTCAGCTTGTGAAAATTTGCTCTGATGTTGCTGAGGGAGTGGCCTATTTGCACCATCATTCTCCTATTAAAGTTGTGCACTGTGATCTTAAACCAAGTAATATTCTGCTTGATGAAGACTTGACAGCTTTGGTAGCTGATTTTGGAATAGCAAAATTGGTTAAAGGCATTGATAAGAGTGTTAATTGTGCCAATGATTCAATGTCCTTTACCTCCACAGATGGCTTGCTATGTGGGTCTGTCGGTTACATTGCTCCTGGTACGTAGCTCTGATCCTTTTCCCTTCTT from Citrus sinensis cultivar Valencia sweet orange chromosome 9, DVS_A1.0, whole genome shotgun sequence carries:
- the LOC102625528 gene encoding putative leucine-rich repeat receptor-like serine/threonine-protein kinase At2g24130, giving the protein MGSCKFSLFCFLCSVIIFFVVSGEDNADDDQIIRDRASLVTFMSSIISAPEHALESWNSTDVHVCNWSGVKCNNSRNKVVELDLSARSIYGTISPALANLSSLIVLDLSKNFFQGHIPAELGSLIRLKQLSLSWNSLQGKIPSQLGSLHQLEYLDLGNNKLVGEIPIPIFCSNSSTSLQYIDLSNNSLTGEIPLKNECELRNLRFLLLWSNRLVGQVPQALANSSKLEWLDLESNMFSGEPPSEIISKMPQLQFLYLSYNDFVSHDGNTNLEPFFASLANSSNFQELELAGNNLGGMIPSIIGDLSANLVQIHLDCNLIYGKIPPHISNLVNLTLLNLSSNLLNGTIPHELCLMSKLERVYLSNNSLSGEIPSAFGDIPHLGLLDLSKNKLSGSIPDSFANLSQLRRLLLYGNHLSGTIPSSLGKCVNLEILDLSHNKISGIIPSDVAGLRSLKLYLNLSSNHLDGPLPLELSKMDMVLAIDLSFNNLSGSIPPQLGSCIALESLNLSGNSLEGLLPVSIGQLPYLKQFDVSSNRLFGVIPPSFQASPTLKQLNFSFNKFSGNISKKGAFSSLTIASFQGNDGLCGAIKGLQTCKKEHTHHLVILSILLSLFAMSLLFIFGNFLVLRSKFGKDLSVLNGADLEDEEKEKEEAKNPRVSYKQLIEATGGFCPSSLIGSGRFGHVYKGVLQDNTRIAVKVLDLTTTGEITGSFKRECQILKRIRHRNLIRIITICSKPDFKALVLPLMSNGSLENHLYPSHGLSHGLDLIQLVKICSDVAEGVAYLHHHSPIKVVHCDLKPSNILLDEDLTALVADFGIAKLVKGIDKSVNCANDSMSFTSTDGLLCGSVGYIAPEYGMGKRASTHGDVYSFGVLLLEIVTGRRPTDVLFHDGSSLHEWVKRHYPYRLDPIVEKAIAKYAPQHMPIYYNKVWSDVVLELIELGLLCTQYNPSTRPSMLDVAHEMGRLKQYLSSPSSLIEEAALKG
- the LOC127899970 gene encoding F-box/kelch-repeat protein At5g42360-like is translated as MSSNLAGLGAIIRDESGKVIAAAIKVSKFFGDVSFAEAEVMEWGMQIARDAHVRALIVESDAQGLALVAPSLSATGSQSLPVDFGVVSSGVVCNGIFYVYSETDKLARYDIERGFWIGIQTSPFPPRVIEYYPKLVSCSGRLFMLSVSWCEGDGQIGCRNKAVRKLWELDLMYLAWTEVSVHPDSPMDWNVAFVADINHIFGVEMFKIFGQVLDFLTVCDVSEKRMNWSHISRNHMAHELDATSCMTKSLAILHL